A stretch of the Streptococcus suis genome encodes the following:
- a CDS encoding SHOCT domain-containing protein — MSECLNFFNRGGMGTMMFMGIFWILLLVVVVFLIGKLFFNQPNQSSNSEPPLEILQKEYAKGNISEEDYLERKKHLQ; from the coding sequence ATGTCTGAATGTCTAAATTTTTTTAATAGAGGAGGAATGGGAACTATGATGTTTATGGGAATTTTTTGGATTCTATTGTTGGTTGTGGTAGTGTTTCTGATTGGAAAATTATTTTTCAATCAACCGAATCAAAGTTCTAATAGCGAACCACCTTTGGAAATTCTTCAGAAAGAATATGCGAAAGGAAATATTTCTGAGGAAGACTATTTGGAAAGAAAGAAACATCTACAATAG
- a CDS encoding prolipoprotein diacylglyceryl transferase, with translation MKSIVGTIDRVAFSFGPFTLYWYGLIIVGAMLLAITLASKEGKKRGLGEEDITDMAMWAIPLGLIGARIYYVLFQWEYYIKKPLEIIAIWQGGIAIYGGLIAGGLAVYWFTKKKGIPFSLMLDILAPYVLLAQSIGRWGNFINQEAHGEAVTRTFLENLYLPKFIIDQMQINGTYYHPTFLYESLWSLLGFVIIIILRNRKQLLRQGEVALSYVLWYSTGRFFIEGMRTDSLWIGDFLRVSQALSLVLFIGSILIWYLRRQDYPSKPYYLEGMTDLRTSKNLESDEKFNKEKEE, from the coding sequence ATGAAATCAATTGTCGGAACAATCGACCGCGTCGCGTTTTCCTTTGGCCCTTTTACCTTGTATTGGTATGGCTTAATTATTGTCGGCGCTATGTTGCTTGCCATCACACTTGCCTCTAAGGAAGGAAAGAAAAGAGGCTTGGGCGAAGAGGACATTACAGATATGGCAATGTGGGCTATCCCCCTTGGACTTATCGGAGCAAGAATTTATTACGTTCTTTTTCAATGGGAGTATTATATCAAGAAACCGCTTGAAATCATCGCCATTTGGCAAGGCGGCATCGCCATTTATGGCGGTTTGATTGCAGGGGGGCTGGCCGTGTACTGGTTCACGAAGAAAAAAGGGATCCCTTTTTCATTGATGCTCGATATACTGGCGCCCTATGTTCTGTTGGCGCAGTCCATTGGCCGATGGGGGAACTTTATCAACCAGGAGGCCCATGGGGAAGCAGTGACCCGCACCTTTTTGGAGAACCTTTACCTGCCAAAGTTTATTATTGATCAAATGCAAATTAATGGCACCTACTACCATCCGACATTTTTGTACGAGTCATTATGGAGTCTATTAGGATTTGTGATCATTATCATTCTACGGAATCGTAAACAGTTGTTACGACAAGGGGAAGTAGCGTTAAGTTACGTGCTTTGGTACTCAACGGGAAGATTCTTTATTGAAGGCATGAGAACGGATAGTCTATGGATTGGTGATTTTCTGCGTGTTTCACAGGCCTTGTCTCTTGTCCTATTCATAGGATCCATCCTTATATGGTATCTCCGCAGGCAAGATTATCCTTCAAAACCCTATTATCTAGAAGGAATGACGGATCTAAGAACTAGTAAAAACCTTGAATCAGATGAAAAATTTAATAAAGAGAAGGAGGAATAG
- a CDS encoding M23 family peptidase — MDRKQLVKFISIPLLSSLLILPMDVNARSIEDLTQEKEQLEKQLQELDGESISQQVKLDGLEARKEQLRTGTIALQEKIDALALQMAGQRVTQGQKRGIMGTTGDSTGVHLHFEVYEN; from the coding sequence GTCAAATTTATAAGTATCCCACTCTTATCGAGTTTGCTCATCCTTCCTATGGATGTAAATGCACGAAGTATTGAAGACCTGACACAAGAGAAAGAGCAGCTTGAGAAGCAACTGCAGGAATTAGATGGAGAAAGCATCAGCCAACAAGTAAAGTTGGATGGTTTAGAAGCAAGGAAGGAGCAGTTGCGAACAGGGACCATCGCACTTCAAGAAAAAATTGATGCGCTCGCCTTACAAATGGCAGGGCAACGAGTGACCCAGGGGCAAAAACGGGGCATCATGGGAACCACCGGAGATTCTACGGGCGTCCATCTTCACTTTGAAGTATACGAAAACTGA